Proteins found in one Arthrobacter pascens genomic segment:
- a CDS encoding ABC transporter permease: protein MSQLTETQQHSRGAGPAAGYLAGIRDVVVLELKQRLRSRGWYIMLAIWFILTGLVTWLTWASWNASQAAQRAYSGYVPPEASGPGSIIFEVVLAFVLLFALLVAPALSANAVNGDRAGGTLAILQVTLLQPGQILWGKFFAAWLAALAFLVASTPFLVIGVALGGMTLGHVLVALLMLAVEVGIVCAVGVGISALAGRPLFSIVVTYLAVAGLVFGTLISFGLGTGLTQGSVMANQAQYRNYSELTQPGPNEPEYTCSGPLREQPTMRTERVAWLLAMNPFVVVADAIPYPVRTDPLGFSSVGAIESISQGARHAMAGPDGTYPCANGETKPRYLSQATPLWPSGLGLQLLLAGLLMWLGWRSLRTPAHRLPRGTRIA from the coding sequence ATGAGCCAGCTGACCGAGACCCAGCAGCACTCCCGTGGCGCAGGTCCGGCCGCCGGCTACCTTGCCGGGATCAGGGACGTGGTGGTCCTGGAACTGAAACAGCGGCTGCGGTCACGCGGCTGGTACATCATGCTGGCGATCTGGTTCATCCTGACAGGCCTGGTGACCTGGCTCACCTGGGCCAGCTGGAACGCCAGCCAGGCCGCCCAGCGGGCCTATTCGGGTTACGTGCCGCCGGAAGCCTCGGGCCCTGGGTCCATAATCTTCGAAGTGGTTTTGGCCTTTGTCCTGCTGTTCGCCTTGTTGGTGGCACCCGCACTGTCTGCGAACGCCGTCAACGGTGACCGCGCCGGCGGCACCTTGGCAATCCTGCAGGTGACGCTGCTCCAACCCGGCCAGATTCTCTGGGGCAAATTCTTCGCAGCGTGGCTCGCGGCGCTGGCGTTCCTGGTTGCGAGCACACCTTTCCTGGTCATCGGAGTGGCACTCGGCGGCATGACGCTGGGCCATGTTTTGGTGGCGCTGCTGATGCTGGCAGTGGAGGTCGGCATTGTCTGCGCCGTGGGCGTCGGAATCTCCGCGCTGGCCGGGCGTCCACTATTTTCCATAGTGGTTACGTACCTGGCGGTGGCCGGGCTGGTGTTCGGCACGCTGATTTCCTTCGGGCTGGGCACTGGACTCACCCAGGGCAGTGTTATGGCAAACCAGGCGCAGTACCGGAACTATTCAGAGCTGACGCAGCCGGGCCCGAATGAACCGGAATACACCTGCTCGGGGCCGCTCCGCGAGCAGCCCACCATGCGCACCGAACGCGTGGCCTGGCTGTTGGCCATGAACCCATTCGTGGTGGTGGCCGATGCTATTCCGTATCCCGTCCGCACCGACCCGCTCGGCTTCTCCTCGGTGGGAGCCATCGAAAGCATCAGTCAGGGAGCCCGCCACGCCATGGCGGGGCCGGACGGCACCTATCCCTGTGCCAACGGGGAGACCAAGCCGCGGTACCTGTCGCAGGCCACACCGCTGTGGCCGTCGGGTCTGGGCTTGCAGCTGCTGCTTGCCGGGCTGCTGATGTGGCTTGGCTGGCGTTCGCTCCGCACCCCCGCTCACAGGCTGCCGCGAGGCACCCGGATCGCCTAG
- a CDS encoding ABC transporter ATP-binding protein, whose translation MAVNHDVTGGPAQPESQNPGGITASGVSRSFGPVHAVEFMDFHAPAGKVTALIGPNGAGKTTLLLMLASLLAPDSGTISVGGLDPQHHRAEVRSRIGWMPDTLGVWDSLTAREILTQIARFYRLPVAGIAPRVSAMLDQVRLSDLADQPARVLSRGQQQRLSLARALIHDPSVLLLDEPASGLDPGSRVELRIMLRELAEAGKAIVVSSHVLSELDEIADGAVFVNRGRTVRQQTMDEAAASGRRYSISASDGTVLAAKLSELGLAFRIEDGRRPAVSLMLLNDDDAARLLRDLVLAGVGVSSFAPASGALEETYMNLEGERR comes from the coding sequence ATGGCAGTAAATCATGACGTAACGGGCGGTCCGGCCCAGCCGGAAAGCCAAAATCCAGGCGGCATTACGGCCAGCGGGGTCAGCAGGAGCTTCGGGCCGGTACACGCCGTCGAGTTCATGGACTTCCACGCTCCAGCAGGCAAAGTGACCGCGCTGATCGGCCCCAACGGGGCCGGCAAGACCACCCTGCTGCTGATGCTGGCGTCGCTCCTGGCGCCGGATTCGGGCACCATCAGCGTCGGCGGGCTCGATCCCCAGCACCACCGGGCGGAGGTTCGCAGCAGGATCGGTTGGATGCCGGACACTCTTGGCGTCTGGGACTCCCTGACCGCACGCGAGATACTGACGCAGATTGCACGCTTTTACCGGCTTCCGGTTGCCGGAATCGCGCCGCGGGTTTCGGCAATGCTTGACCAGGTGCGCCTCAGTGACCTGGCGGACCAGCCAGCCCGCGTGCTGTCCCGCGGCCAGCAGCAGCGGCTCAGCCTCGCGCGCGCCCTGATCCATGATCCGTCGGTCTTGCTCCTTGACGAGCCCGCCTCAGGACTGGACCCTGGGTCCCGGGTGGAGTTGCGGATCATGCTGCGGGAGCTTGCGGAGGCGGGCAAAGCCATCGTGGTCTCCTCGCACGTCCTTAGCGAACTGGACGAGATTGCCGACGGCGCGGTGTTCGTCAACCGGGGCCGCACCGTCAGGCAGCAGACCATGGACGAGGCTGCAGCCTCCGGGAGGCGCTACTCCATCTCGGCCTCGGACGGCACCGTGTTGGCCGCCAAGCTCTCCGAGCTGGGCCTGGCTTTCCGGATCGAGGACGGCCGCCGGCCGGCCGTCAGCCTGATGCTGCTTAACGACGACGACGCGGCCCGCCTCCTGCGGGACCTGGTGTTGGCCGGCGTCGGGGTCAGCTCCTTCGCCCCGGCTTCGGGTGCCCTGGAAGAGACATACATGAACCTTGAGGGGGAGCGGAGATGA
- a CDS encoding GNAT family N-acetyltransferase yields the protein MSAANIAPISTDRLTLRLLTGSDAAALHRFRGDKEATRFLSHPALTVEENGRRLEERLAQAEASTSEWFNYGWAIILQESGEIIGDGRTWNSSASPISGVMAPGNLPVHQASLGYVLHPDHHGCGFGREAAGALVDWLFGERGISTVFAGVYEPNLASMNLLKSLGFTQDRYVPSELDNSAGVFPR from the coding sequence ATGAGCGCGGCAAACATTGCACCGATTTCCACCGATCGCCTCACGCTCCGCCTGCTTACAGGGTCCGATGCCGCTGCGCTTCACCGCTTCCGCGGGGACAAAGAGGCTACCCGTTTCCTTTCCCACCCGGCCCTGACGGTCGAGGAGAACGGTCGGCGGCTGGAGGAACGCCTTGCCCAGGCTGAGGCCTCCACCAGCGAATGGTTCAATTACGGATGGGCCATCATTCTGCAGGAATCAGGAGAAATCATCGGCGACGGGCGGACCTGGAACAGTTCGGCTTCTCCAATCTCCGGCGTGATGGCCCCGGGCAACCTCCCGGTCCACCAGGCTTCGCTGGGCTACGTTCTTCATCCCGATCATCACGGCTGTGGCTTTGGCCGCGAAGCCGCCGGGGCGCTGGTGGACTGGCTCTTCGGGGAGCGCGGCATCAGCACAGTCTTCGCGGGGGTCTATGAACCCAACCTCGCGTCCATGAACCTACTCAAGAGTCTGGGTTTCACGCAGGACCGCTACGTCCCCTCCGAACTGGACAATTCGGCAGGGGTCTTCCCTCGCTGA
- the recR gene encoding recombination mediator RecR, whose product MYEGAVQELIDELGRLPGVGPKSAQRLAFHILEADPQDMKRLADAITTVKEKVKFCTVCGNVTEQELCNICRDPRRDPSIICVVEESKDVLAVERTRSFRGRYHVLGGAINPIAGVGPEQLRIRELLTRLNDGAIQEVIIATDPNLEGEATATYLARMLKSIGIVVTRLASGLPVGGDLEYADEVTLGRAFEGRRNALT is encoded by the coding sequence GTGTACGAAGGAGCGGTCCAGGAGCTGATTGACGAGCTCGGACGCCTTCCCGGCGTGGGCCCAAAATCCGCGCAACGCCTGGCGTTCCACATCCTCGAGGCCGACCCGCAGGACATGAAACGCCTGGCGGACGCAATCACCACAGTGAAGGAGAAGGTGAAGTTCTGCACCGTCTGCGGCAATGTCACCGAGCAGGAACTTTGCAACATCTGCCGGGACCCCAGGCGCGATCCTTCCATCATCTGCGTGGTGGAGGAGTCCAAAGACGTTCTCGCCGTGGAGCGCACGCGGTCATTCCGCGGCCGCTACCACGTGCTGGGCGGAGCCATTAATCCCATCGCCGGTGTTGGCCCCGAGCAGTTGCGGATCCGTGAGCTCCTCACACGGCTCAACGACGGCGCCATCCAGGAGGTCATCATCGCCACCGACCCCAACCTCGAGGGCGAGGCTACAGCAACGTACCTGGCCCGCATGCTGAAGTCGATCGGCATCGTGGTTACCCGCCTCGCGTCCGGCCTGCCAGTCGGCGGGGACCTGGAATACGCGGACGAAGTCACCCTGGGCCGGGCCTTCGAAGGCCGCCGCAACGCCCTGACCTGA